ctagtgtcaccgaaccttaagtgtgtagaccctacgggttcgggagacacgcaaacatgaccgagacgactctccggtcaataaccaacagcgagatctggatacccatgttggctctcacatgctcctcgatgatctcattggatgaaccacgatgtcgaggattcaagtaatcccatatacaattccctttatcaatcggtacgttacttgcccgagattcgatcgtcggtatcccaatacctcgttcaatctcgttaccggcaattcactttactcgtactgtaacgcatgatcccgtgatcaaccacttggtcacattgagctcattatgatgatgcattaccgagtgggcccagagatacctcttcgtcatacggagtgacaaatcccagtctcgattcgtgccaacccaacagacactttcggagatacccgtagtgcacctttatagccacccagttacgttgtgacgtttggcacacccaaagcactcctacggtaaccggaagttgcacaatctcatggtctaaggaaatgatacttgacattggaaaagctctagcaaacgaactacatgatcttgtgctatgcttaggattgggtcttgtccatcacatcattctcctaatgatgtgatgccgttatcaatgacatctaatatccatagtcaggaaaccatgactatctgttgatcaacgagctagtcaactagaggctcactagggacacgttgtggtctatgtattcacacatgtattacaatttccggataacacaattatagcatgaacaatagacaattatcatgaacaaggaaatataataataataattttattattgcctctagggcatatttccaacacttacccCTTATGCCATTTTCTACCTTACACTGGTATATACCTCTTCCTCTCCTCAGATCTAGGGTCAGACTAGAATTTAATAAAGATAATTGAACattgctctttccactccttatgtGGAGTCAAGATCCTCCCCTCGTGGGGTGCCCAAGACCTATCCCCTAGTGGATCTAGTTAGAGTGACATCATGACCTTTTCTTGTCAATCTTCTCTTTGTTGGGTTCTATTGGATCGGTGGACTGACCATAAGAGATTTTAGTTTCATTAAGACTTGAGTGGGTTTGGTTCCCAAGATTCAAGGCTACATATTTGGGTGTGTTTTATTGGATTTGAGCCATTCAAGCTCTTGTTATCTTTATGTTGCTTTATTTGAGTTTTTCCCCTTTGTTTAACACTTGTTTCCCTTGTGTTCATCCTCATACCACTAGTCGAATCGTAAAGATCGGGAACCTTGCATTAGATGGTATCAAAGATCATGGTTGGCATGGATTTGACATGTGTTTCCACCCCCTTGTGttactagcccccccccccccccccccccccccccaaatcttgATTAATTTTGAAGATCCCACAAAATTAGCCTCACTTGGTTCTTGGATCATCCAATCAACTTGGTTTTTGAATAAATTTAAATGGAAAAAATTGTGTGAATAAAATTAATAGCCTACTGTACCCCAAGACTATAGATCCTCAaatgaacactttttgaaattatacatacattttttaaatacatcaaTATTACCTTTATTGCGTGATTTTTTTAAGTAAcatgtgaatatttttaaaaattacATTAACTTGTTTTAAAAGTAAGTTATTTTTGTATGCATATTATTACATGACAAGAATATTCTAACTTTATTtttagtactagtactacaatttcCATAATATTTAGAACGGGCGACAAATGCACCGTATTTGAACACGACTACCAAGTTTAGCAACCAATTCGATGTATTTTGCAAGTGCAGCCTCAGAAATAAATATTTAATCCAACAAAGAGACTTGAACTTGCATGCAAATCTTGGTTTGAACTTGTGGGTTTGTTCTCCTGCAAATATCATGTGAAGCATGCAAGCAAACTTACTAAAGTAATAGTTATCAAATGTGAAGCTTCTAAAACTCCatcttaattaattattaattGGCATGATTGTAAAGCCATATATATTTCTTCTATACTATAAGCTAGTATAATACACCCAGATCAGCAAAACTGAGTTTATGTCTGATTACAAAATTCATGTCTTGCTACACCACTGCAACTTGCAAAGCCACAAGTTTAAGACTAGGACATACAGATTTTCGAATCCAAGCCCATTTCCAGCTGAACCGAAGCACAAAAGCCCACCGGGCCATTCCCTCTTCCCGGCTTCGGATTtggacgccgtcgccgtcgccgtcgcggcGGCAAACCCCAAAAAAATGGCGCCTCCTCCCCTAGACGACGTCACGCACCTGCTCGCCGAGGTGGCCTCCCGCCTCTCCCGCCCTCCCGGCGGCGCGGGCCCCTCCTCCGTCGCCGCCGACTCGCtctccgcctccatctcctccctcgtgGCTGCCCTcaacccccgcgccgccgcccctgcctcctcCGGAACCAGGGTCCTCGACGCCGCGCTCTCCCTCATGTGCTTCGACCCACAGGAGGCAATCCCCCTCCCCCCAATCTCCTTGCCCTCCCTGCGAGCCTTGGTCGGTGCTGATGTGCGTTGGCATTGCAGGTGGATAGGGCTCGCCTGGGCTGCCTCGTCCGCACCGCCGTCTCCGCGCTCTCCGACTCGGCCTCGTGCCGAGTGGCCCGGACCGATGACCGCGCCGAGATGCTCTGCGTCGGGAGCTCCATCTCGCCCCGGGACTGCCGCGAGCTGGTCCGCTCTTGCGCCGCCCTCGTCGAGAAATTGGGGGGCCGGGATGGTGAGATTTCTCCCCTTCCTTTGCTCTCCCCGAATAGCATGCAGTAGATTGCAATGCTGCAACTTTCAAACGAACTTTAAGATGGCGCGGCATTATTAATCATTCATACCTACGTGACTTGCAATTCAGTGCTCAACTCATGACATTTCCTCAGGCTGGCTGTAGGTTAACAGTATGTTAATTGCTTGTGTTGATGTTCATGTATTCTGACTTTATTTTGTGCAGTTGCGGGGCATTCCTATGATCTGTTGCATGCTGCTGTGAAAACAGCCTTGTTATCCCCTCGTTACCAGTGTCTCTTTCCTTCGCCATATTACAGAGAAGATGGAGAAAGCAGTTGCGAGATGGGTACCATTTCTCTGGATGTAACAACCCATCCATCTTATCAAGTGCTTCCCGATGATGGCTCAATCCCGCCAAGGTATGCTTGGGACAGTTCTACATGGACCAACATGGTACTAGCATTAGATTTAAGGATGTTGTATGATATTCGTCTGCTTTGAGCTGTCTTCTAGTAATGTTTTCGCTGCAAACATGATATAGAACAATAAGGCAATGTATGCTAAAGTGCAACTGGAATCCCAGAAGTGTACAACGATCTTAACCCTCTCTTATCAAAAAAATTGTACTGTTTTGTGAGTAGTACAATGTTGGGTTATTGGCACTTTTTTTAACCTTATCTGTGCTTACATTAAGTGATCATTTCTCCTGTGCCTAATTTGAGAAAAAAAAATCCTGCCATTCTTTTACGTATTTTACTGATTTGTTTTGCATTTTTGGTTTGTGTGTGGCAGGGTCCATTTGTGGCATTACGACCCATCAATTCTGAAACATGATCTTTCAGAGATGCTACGAGAAGCAATTACAAGGCCTTTGCTTTGTCTGAGAAAAGAATTACATGATCGGGTAGCATGGCGTGTGATTGTAATATGCTTAGTTTGCTCCCCATCAGCGTTCTTGGAGATGTGGTCATTATTCCATATATGGTTTCTTGCGACGTAAGTTCACACCTCATAATACTTGTACTAGCTTCTCTATTTTTGTTTGTGACTCTGAGTTTGTTGTGTTTATGTCAGTTGGCATCTCGAATCATTTTCACACTTGCAATTAAACTTGCACACAGCACAATTAAAAGTGTTATGTCTTGAGCCTGCATCTAGCAAGGTTGAAGTTCATTATTAGAAAATAGGGTAATATTCATGGCCAAGTAAACTCTTCAAAGCTTGGATTTAAACTACCTCGAAACTGAATTAACAGATTCATGTTCTGTATCATTTTAAAATTCATCATCTGTTAGTTATGGAACTTTATTAACCAGAGAGTTAATTGTTTAATCTTCTGTAGCATTCCTTCCTCCTGTTGTAAATGGTATACCCACAGCACTATTATGGATCCACACGGTTCTGCATGTTGTCTGAATGCATTAACCTTCTGGGCTTCTTTGTGGAGATCTCTTTTATAATTTGTCCTTATTTTGTGTATATCATTTCTGTTTGCAGGGGTATGGGTTCTGTGCTAGTACTTTGCACAGCAGTGGTATCATGAGTGTTAGAGATTCTTCTTGAGCCTATGGGATGGGGAATATCCATGGAACTGGGACAGAAATGTCCCTTTACACATGCTTATTTCCCAAGCCAACAAAGGGATTTACTTGCCATACTAACTGGACCCATATCATGCAGACGATTTTTGGATCTTGTTTCTTACATAGAAGCTATGGTTTTCTTGGGTGAAACAAGCAGTGACAACTCTTCATGGAAAAACATACAATCACAAACATCAAAAGGGTCACACTTTGGCAAGAAACAGCCACCAAAGGGATTGGTCAAATTCAAATACAGTTCTGCTTGGTATGCTTATTAACATGCAAACAATAATATCCAGATATTTAGCAATGCTGTTCAATTCAAAGCTAATTGCTCCTGCTGTGGTGCTGCAGGTTGACAATTACGAACTTCCCTACCTGGTTCAATTTTGCCACTGCTCTACTATTTCACCAGGAAGGTTCACAAGGTTATTTATCAGAAGTATTATCTGAGGAGAAAACTGCTGAATCAATAAGCGATATCAGTCTTGCTCAGAGGGCAGCATTTTACCTTTTGTGGGTGTTATGCCCTTCTAATGTTGATGAATGCCAGTTGCTAGCTAAAAATATGCTTGGGCCAGGAACAACAAAAGACGCCCAAGTTATGCATATCATACCAGTACAGTAAATCACAGGAGGAGACTGTGAGTGGGAGTTCCTACTCGACGCATTTTGCGTCAAACAGCGAAGCGACGCACGCACGGAccccccgactgggccggcccaaataGAGGGTGATGTAGTGAGCGCATTTTGCGTCAAACAGCGAAGCGACGCACGCACGGAccccccgactgggccggcccaaataGAGGGTGATGTAGTGAGCGCATTTTGCGTCAAACAGCGAAGCGACGCACGCACGGAccccccgactgggccggcccaaataGAGGGTGATGTAGTGAGCGCATTTTGCGTCAAACAGCGAAGCGACGCACGCACGGAccccccgactgggccggcccaaataGAGGGTGATGTAGTGAGCGCATTTTGCGTCAAACAGCGAAGCGACGCACGCACGGAccccccgactgggccggcccaaataGAGGGTGATGTAGTGAGCGCATTGATGTTAAAAAAACGGAAATGCAGGCAGAGTCTCTGTCACCAGGATTCGAACTCAGCACCTACAACTACGGTCGGAGAGCAGCTAACCAGTTGACCTAACAAGTACTTGTGAAAAATAGGAGCGTGGCGGTATAAAAGAACCCGGACAGCTTTTTTGATATAGTTCGAACTTTCCTCGAAATTGTTATTTTTTGTAGCAACGCACAAAGTTTGAATAAAGAAGACAAAAAATTGAAAAACTCGgacaaattccaaaaaataaaataaaagcgtGAACATATTTCGACAAAACAAATTTTGGAATTCCTGAGCATTGACTGAAATAGCGAACATTTATTGACTTTTGAGAACAAAAAATTGAATAATGGGAACAATTTTTGTAAAGCGCAAAGATAATTTgaaattcccaaacatttttttaaaagctCGAACAATTATAGAATTTTGAGAACAAAAATTGAAAATGTGTTCATGTTTTGAATTGTTAAATAAGTTTTTAAAagcttgaacattttttgaaatttcagaACATTTTTCGAAAACATGAACAATATTTGGATTTGTGAGACAAATTTTAATATTCTGAATAGTTTTCTATATTCGTAACATTTCTTGACTTGTTGAACAGTTTTTCAgaaccatgaacatttttttaaaattgcagaacatcatttgaaaacaggaacatatTTTAATATTTTGAACAGTTtaaaaaacacgaacattttttgaaatttcggAGCATTTattgaatttatgaacaaaaatCAGAAAACATGAAAGTTTTGGAAATTTGAAAACAATTTGCagaacacgaacattttttgaaactttcATGTATTTCTAGAAATTATGAAACAAATTttagaaaacaagaacattttttgaaaaaataagaaCATTTCTTTGCTTTTTTGGAAAATCCTAAACATTTTGTAGAACTGCGAACTTGtgttgaaaaagaaaaaagaaaaaacaaaaagaaaggaaaaggaaaagaaacagaaacagaaaaaaaaagaaaaaaaaggtgaaAAAACCAGCAAACCAATAAAAAAAACGAAAAcccggttcagggaaccttctagaaggttcacaAAACCGGATTGGGCAGTTCCTAACGTATCTATGTAAGTGGGCCGGCCCAAGCAGCGTCGCTCGGTTGTTCCCCTGTGCGAAGCGGCGGCATTTTGCCGCAATGAGCGGCCAATAGGAAATTCCACTGTGAGTACCCACAGTTGGGGATAGAGAGAAACTTGGCTTGTTTGGTTCCTCCCGGTTATTTCCCTGGGTCAGAAAACCATGGGCCGAGCTGGCCCAGGGGAATCGACCGTGTCGCTTGGTCTGCATCAGTCGAGGGGTAACCCTGCCCTTTCCACGCCCTTTCCACGGGAAGGAAAGGCACGACCCCGGAGGTCGGGGAGGAAAACCACCGCTCGAGCGAGACGATGGAGCGACAGCGCCGTCGACCGCCTCTGAGCTCCTCCGCTGGCGACAAAAAcgacgccctcgaccccctcccTACCGTGCTCGGAATCCAAGCTCTGCTCGTCCAGCGATGGCGACGGACCGGGGCTGTCACAGTACTCCTTCCTCGGATCTCCCCTCCGCCTCGAAGCGCCGATCCCCTCCGGCGATGCCGGCGGCGACGGTTCCCCGGACGTTTCTATCTCATATGATCAAGGGTTTGCCCCCTCCTTCCCCCATACATTTTCTTCAGTTCATACCTTGACCGCTCCTGATCTTGAACCACCAGATCCATACGAGCTTGTATTTTTCTTGTGTAGCTCTTGAAACACCAGCTCCATATGAGTTGTATTTTCATGTGGGCTAGCTATGATTTGTTTCTATGTAGCATGCTATGCTGCCCATGGAATTGTGAGAAGTGGTCTGAAGCTTTATTGATAAAACTTTGGACTTGTATGCACCAGACCTGTGGGTCAGTTGGTTCAATTTCATATCTACGTATCTGTCCATAGTGTTTTCATTGTTGACATCAAATTTCATATGTTATATGAGGTACACAACACTGATTACTGATTAAATTTAGATACAAGCATATCAATGTAGTTGTATGAATCAAGCTCCAGTGACATCGACGGCGATGGACCGCGGCCGTCACCCTCCTTCCCCGGACAACCTCTCTGCCTCGAAGCTCATGTACCATCCAGTAACGGTGACGGCGGCAGACACCTACTTTGTCCAAGGTTACTCCCTCCTCTTCCACCTCATTTTTGTTCTCCAATCCATACACTCACCGTCCATGAACTTTTTTTATCCAGATCCAAGAATCTAAGCACCGGCTTCACTTGTTTTAACCAATCAGCATCCTAGAGCCCACCGTAACCAATCAAGACTGAGCACAAATAGCCTCCTTTTAATTGGCAGTAGATATGTGCACTACTTCTGCTTTGAAGTCAGGCTTTACCACCATTTTTCTAGCTCCTATTTAGTGTAAGCCATGCATTGTTTCTGATGGATTACTAAAAAATCATCTCTTGATTGTAAAAGACTTGTTAGGCCATCTAATTTTT
The sequence above is drawn from the Triticum aestivum cultivar Chinese Spring chromosome 7A, IWGSC CS RefSeq v2.1, whole genome shotgun sequence genome and encodes:
- the LOC123153022 gene encoding uncharacterized protein gives rise to the protein MENRPKIGHPSASRAPVGGRTRVAAEGGGGEDDALTHSGGAAEEERVVSEAHVVDLFNVAGAEDGMGASAAACLPARARDVSERGGREGEAGEEHERYGTDLRRSSRRRCSLAAGVAPRPWVFLPPRLRDAKQAEGESAEPKHKSPPGHSLFPASDLDAVAVAVAAANPKKMAPPPLDDVTHLLAEVASRLSRPPGGAGPSSVAADSLSASISSLVAALNPRAAAPASSGTRVLDAALSLMCFDPQEAIPLPPISLPSLRALVGADVRWHCRWIGLAWAASSAPPSPRSPTRPRAEWPGPMTAPRCSASGAPSRPGTAASWSALAPPSSRNWGAGMLRGIPMICCMLL